From a single Leishmania major strain Friedlin complete genome, chromosome 27 genomic region:
- a CDS encoding conserved hypothetical protein (previous protein_id=AAZ09923.1): protein MSRRPSGSFGRSVSGSSQLASTSASGGGDAGNSTAAPQAVFCVNPVFFENCGALLNAPSGLTTASVLKVLQNAGSKTSISLAKWKETAMTVLGLRESTAYAIFDVFFALSGGCIQNTPAYSGGERTSVAQLRQESNRALLQKMGGAVDQGRWPAASTARQVSLPGLLIFLLCQLFVERKRAGAPNKFTSEAVAEYVRQHLHDFISAVAVTRASRLTMADAAELGYLLREVVNGVEQPFGASISFLWHFNEKTIDVAVLSQYLRVRIRSNGEIKKVGSGTATVANTFGFNNITIQNLADTVHITPYALLPDMASRLLSSNLTISNCSQTHIYAPSVLPHTLLSSLTNCTVSLGPVSGVLSVQNCHHCSISALCGAVIVSNCTNVTLYVCVNTPPVLIPNESLNGDVRASGTSSNRVNSATSVSSEGGVRFAPYNSFYPAMEQHISSSGISPLLNVWNVGLPNHESILPPSEFQSVPFPLTQFANLSNVTRTNPCPLPAPYRDAMNRRLQRLRDVNDAIASATGRLREAGRNDLVDELHQRVTSIFRDWLKETGQEHVLADLTHTTAPSKMVV, encoded by the coding sequence ATGTCGCGGAGACCGAGCGGCTCGTTTGgccgcagcgtcagcggctcCAGTCAGCTCGCCAGCACAagcgcgagcggcggcggcgatgccggcaactcgacggcggcgccacaggCGGTGTTCTGCGTGAACCCCGTTTTCTTCGAGAACTGCGGGGCGCTGTTGAATGCGCCGAGCGGGCTGACGACGGCATCTGTGCTGAAGGTGCTGCAAAATGCCGGCAGCAAGACGTCCATTTCTCTCGCAAAGTGGAAGGAGACAGCTATGACGGTGCTCGGGCTGCGCGAGTCGACTGCGTACGCCATCTTTGACGTCTTCTTCGCCTTAAGCGGGGGCTGCATCCAAAATACGCCGGCGTATTCGGGTGGAGAGCGGACGAGTGTGGctcagctgcggcaggagaGCAACCGTGCCCTGCTGCAGAAGATGGGCGGCGCCGTTGATCAAGGTCGCTGGCcagccgcctccaccgcgcgaCAGGTGAGCCTGCCGGGGCTTCTTATCTTTTTGCTCTGTCAGCTGTTCGTAGAGCGCAAGCGGGCGGGCGCGCCTAACAAGTTCACATCAGAGGCGGTGGCCGAGTATGTGCGGCAGCATCTCCACGACTTCATTAGCGCCGTCGCAGTTACACGTGCATCTCGTCTCACCATGGCTGACGCGGCGGAGCTTGGTTATCTGCTCCGTGAGGTCGTGAACGGTGTTGAGCAGCCGTTCGGAGCCAGCATCAGCTTTCTCTGGCACTTTAACGAGAAGACGATCGACGTCGCGGTTCTCTCCCAGTACCTGCGAGTACGCATCCGCTCCAACGGCGAAATCAAGAAGgttggcagcggcacggcgacgGTAGCGAACACCTTTGGCTTCAACAACATCACTATCCAGAACCTAGCCGACACGGTGCACATCACGCCGTACGCCCTTCTGCCAGATATGGCGTCCCGTCTGCTGTCATCTAACTTGACCATCTCGAACTGCTCGCAGACGCACATCTACGCCCCGTCGGTGCTCCCCCACACTCTGCTTAGCTCCCTCACGAACTGCACTGTCTCACTGGGCCCGGTGAGCGGCGTGCTGAGTGTGCAGAACTGCCATCACTGCTCCATCTCTGCCCTTTGCGGAGCGGTCATCGTGAGCAACTGCACCAACGTGACGCtatacgtgtgtgtgaaCACACCGCCCGTTCTCATTCCGAACGAGAGCTTGAACGGGGACGTGAGGGCGTCAGGAACGAGCAGCAACAGGGTAAACAGTGCCACATCCGTGTCTTCCGAAGGAGGGGTACGCTTTGCTCCGTACAACTCTTTCTATCCCGCCATGGAGCAGCACATCAGCAGCTCCGGCATCAGTCCGCTACTGAATGTATGGAACGTGGGGCTGCCTAATCACGAATCGATTCTGCCGCCTTCGGAATTCCAAAGTGTGCCTTTCCCCTTGACGCAGTTTGCCAACCTCAGCAACGTTACCCGCACTAACCCATGCCCACTACCGGCGCCGTATCGTGACGCGATGaaccgccgcctgcagcgACTGCGTGACGTGAACGATGCGATTGCTAGTGCCACCGGGCGGCtgagggaggcggggcgCAACGACCTTGTGGATGAGCTGCACCAACGTGTCACATCCATATTCCGCGACTGGTTGAAGGAGACGGGACAAGAGCACGTCTTGGCGGACTTGACACACACAACGGCGCCTAGCAAAATGGTGGTCTGA
- a CDS encoding conserved hypothetical protein (previous protein_id=AAZ09924.1), translating to MNTYRSSLPRLCVGMCLLASTGCPHTSLACVSLVLVLPRLFASLLLHHTPFYAVRAKPACVYRYSGFLPVPLLFLCSCFVPALLTARILLPLCACLDIHTTTQVEQSMRHVFYIPSSYAALIYALTTGYALFACLYMAGVLHWRDIIVTSCGEDHYEFWPSISATVGEMMPERQTWRVAFTLCVPFRVSASMSLFNVFWQRASRGMEDLYSFRRSWKAFLSSNAFLALLALGTDTWRFIGASVYSVVSAKESLTYHNLGICPYLPFCLVLQAAVTMLVRRNQFNTAIYPTPQDATASYAVKRVCLCVEVVAAVGIVCCYSHYLRTCANGSLSLSSICEWVFSIFNIIFDGSAWFDLKQEGWWLSGPPGFYRKLYARRVHRASGAASTPQVKGAKDGTKDGHAGGDGDVAVTVPVPNGDGDATPECDSGAAVEDTVPLTSPPRTTTGEFFLDRNVILHRFSFCSAPSRLSLWICDVYWAHMFFEMAVHLIQHMYFMPLIAMSLSWEVSSVLVLGAPCLLRISAFRRWATGPCICAQTWLKPSHVPIGLSYRTAPMYILFYALASISHFQQLIRWNPGKKILVVAVGPLLLSLALYTRFLYPSTVTLKRAWAEGDEDSRRMTMTLPLGLVLCMLLRVQHVGVSPLFTNPFYGSIYGILLGLIFTTIIYRRAMMGNTLKEEVPQQCSAPSATQMSSTTLLMRDLHRGGDAEEIKRFSVSTAGGGRDASHTDRIGQKVADGVDIRGVHFSLSQVDEASESTVPAIATLYTPPSPALLGVLCGCITSIGITFLSCPNYIPRMLAVEPFPANLVIAGIFTAGLHYSTDVLPLALVLLRPKGHPDIVRRALYAVVGGSWSRFGVLLALNTTLMLFATRQTNFTYEVPHDGYPVTMDTPRAEVDVKYWEAQETFWGSKHVAFMGGLGFTFCIGVLFPFAMEVTWAHQRDRRFAQIAEAADAEAVISHECSFFMSFEFTWLLCVTSSCVLHALCISYPFVPMAWLVREKSRPLILAHVGTLYLTAWIVARRIRSSRAVAAAITDVAAARKQRSIQMMVIIVIVFFFVWVFIERVTMGGADASFPANKKTAIQFQEEVLHLHKMLIELRRARNIITDPYMKKFETIYYQERFEDAMASMDKNITESKDGVPVDPKLNLTHLSHADRIDVWEAAKAMTFFSGAIWTVHFGLDNYNVDSFSRIVEELRKTEASVIGLLESDSMHLTNGNRDMVEYVSYHLGFRYTDYGPTVLDNTYGCALVTRYPILDVRRYVIPSPLGELACVIHAVLDVYGVPVHTYVGHFGNTEHWADGLLQSQFLGRLVLSNPGPSMWLGYLVTHPGMKERYQEYTDPKAPGKFRDAGLEMYRQHPWTRLWDRGGYEEELPVPTKQPVKKTNFDIEVKFQYVGYLEEGMQVDSHFRRPPADKPPRHFYYNDTGRYTNAHPRFEFMDRYCQYCLYKTGATADEVVGDAGKLQPYQVRLFDWWRIVDHGVELLSDTEIQVIQLAFEKRR from the coding sequence ATGAACACTTACCGCTCTTCCCTGCCccgtctgtgtgtgggtaTGTGTCTGCTCGCTAGCACAGGCTGTCCCCACACCTCTCTCGCTTGTGTCTCCCTTGTTCTCGTGCTTCCTCGTCTCTTCGCATCCTTGCTACTCCACCACACCCCCTTCTACGCTGTGCGCGCCAAACCAGCATGTGTCTATCGTTATTCCGGCTTCCTCCCTGTGCCACTGCTGTTTCTCTGCTCCTGCTTCGTGCCTGCTCTTCTCACTGCCCGCATACTCCTGCCTCTCTGCGCATGCTTAGATAtacacacaaccacacagGTAGAGCAAAGTATGCGGCACGTGTTTTACATTCCATCATCGTACGCGGCGTTGATCTATGCTCTGACCACAGGGTACGCGCTGTTTGCCTGCCTCTACATGGCCGGCGTCCTCCACTGGCGCGATATTATAGTGACGTCGTGCGGGGAGGACCACTACGAGTTCTGGCCTAGCATCAGCGCCACGGTCGGTGAAATGATGCCGGAGAGGCAGACGTGGCGGGTGGCCTTCACCTTGTGCGTCCCGTTCCGCGTGAGCGCCAGCATGTCTTTATTCAACGTCTTTTGGCAAAGAGCTTCACGTGGCATGGAGGACCTGTACAGCTTTCGCCGCTCGTGGAAGGCGTTCCTCAGCAGCAATGCCTTCTTGGCGCTCCTGGCGCTTGGGACTGATACGTGGCGATTCATCGGGGCCTCCGTGTACTCGGTAGTGAGCGCGAAGGAGTCCCTCACGTACCACAACCTTGGCATCTGCCCCTACCTCCCCTTCTGCCTTGTGCTGCAGGCAGCCGTGACGatgctggtgcggcgcaaTCAGTTCAACACGGCCATCTACCCTACCCCGCaagacgccaccgcctcgtaCGCGGTCAAGCGCGTTTGCCTGTGTGTCGAggtcgtcgctgctgttggcATTGTCTGCTGCTACAGCCACTACCTCCGCACGTGTGCGAACGGCTCACTCAGCTTGTCGAGCATATGCGAGTGGGTGTTCTCCATCTTCAACATCATCTTTGACGGCTCGGCTTGGTTTGACTTGAAGCAGGAGGGCTGGTGGCTGAGCGGGCCACCGGGATTCTACCGGAAGCTTTATGCTCGTCGCGTCCACCGCGCTAGCGgagcggcgtcgacgccgcaGGTCAAAGGCGCGAAAGACGGCACCAAGGATGGACAcgctggcggcgatggcgacgtcgccgtcacgGTGCCGGTGCCTAACGGGGATGGCGACGCGACGCCAGagtgcgacagcggtgctgctgtcgaGGATACGGTGCCGCTCACCTCCCCACCGCGTACCACCACGGGCGAGTTCTTCCTTGATCGCAATGTCATTCTGCACCGCTTCAgcttctgcagcgcgccgtcgaGGCTGTCGTTGTGGATCTGCGATGTGTACTGGGCGCACATGTTTTTCGAAATGGCGGTGCACCTCATCCAGCATATGTACTTTATGCCACTCATCGCCATGTCGCTCTCGTGGGAGGTGTCCTCCGTGCTGGTGCTCGGCGCACCGTGCCTGTTGCGCATCAGCGCCTTCCGTCGATGGGCCACAGGGCCGTGCATCTGCGCGCAAACCTGGCTGAAGCCATCGCATGTGCCGATCGGCCTCAGTTACCGCACGGCGCCCATGTACATTCTCTTCTACGCGCTGGCGTCGATCTCCCATTTCCAACAGCTCATCCGCTGGAATCCCGGCAAGAAGATTCTGGTGGTCGCGGTGGGTCCACTGCTCCTCTCGCTGGCGCTCTACACACGCTTTCTGTACCCCTCCACTGTGACGCTCAAGCGTGCATGGGCGGAGGGCGATGAAGACAGCCGCCGTATGACAatgacgctgccgctcggGTTGGTTCTCTGCATGCTTCTCCGTGTGCAGCATGTGGGCGTGTCGCCCTTGTTCACGAACCCCTTCTACGGCAGCATCTACGGCATCTTGCTGGGCCTGATCTTCACCACCATTATCTACCGCCGTGCCATGATGGGCAACACGCTGAAGGAGGAGGTACCGCAgcagtgcagcgcgccgtctGCCACGCAGATGAGCTCCACGACACTGCTGATGCGCGATTTGCATcgtggcggcgatgctgaGGAAATCAAACGCTTTTCTGTGAGCACCGCGGGCGGCGGTCGTGACGCCTCGCACACCGACCGCATTGGCCAGAAGGTCGCCGACGGTGTCGACATCCGCGGCGTCCACTTTAGTCTGAGCCAGGTCGACGAGGCGAGCGAGAGCACTGTGCCGGCTATCGCCACGCTTTACACGCCGCCGTCCCCGGCGCTGCTCGGTGTTTTGTGTGGGTGCATCACAAGCATCGGCATCACGTTCTTGAGCTGCCCCAACTACATTCCACGCATGCTCGCGGTGGAGCCGTTCCCAGCGAATCTCGTCATCGCAGGCATCTTCACAGCTGGGTTGCACTACTCTACAGACGTCCTTCCTCTcgcgctcgtgctgctgcgtcccAAGGGCCACCCTGACATCGTGCGACGCGCGCTCtacgccgtcgtcggcggtTCCTGGTCCCGCTTCGGTGTGCTCTTGGCCCTCAACACTACGCTGATGCTGTTTGCCACGCGGCAGACAAACTTCACGTATGAGGTGCCGCACGACGGGTACCCCGTGACGATGGACACGCCGagggcggaggtggacgTGAAGTACTGGGAGGCGCAAGAGACCTTCTGGGGTAGCAAGCATGTGGCCTTCATGGGCGGCCTCGGCTTCACCTTCTGCATTGGGGTACTCTTCCCCTTCGCGATGGAGGTGACGTGGGCGCACCAGCGCGACCGCCGCTTTGCACAGATCGCGGAAGCGGCGGACGCAGAGGCCGTTATTAGCCATGAGTGCTCCTTCTTCATGTCCTTCGAGTTCACCTGGCTCCTATGCGTGACCTCCTCCTGCGTCCTCCACGCGCTGTGCATCTCTTACCCGTTTGTGCCGATGGCGTGGCTGGTGCGTGAAAAGTCGCGGCCTCTCATCCTGGCGCATGTCGGCACGCTGTACCTCACCGCCTGGATTGTGGCGCGTCGCATCCGCAGCTCTCGCGCGGTCGCGGCTGCCATCACGgacgtcgccgcggcgcggaaGCAGCGCTCCATCCAGATGATGGTCATCATCGTCAttgtcttcttttttgtgtggGTGTTTATCGAACGGGTTACCAtgggcggcgccgatgccTCATTCCCAGCGAACAAGAAGACGGCCATCCAGTTCcaagaggaggtgctgcacctgcacaaGATGCTCATTGAGCTGCGCAGGGCGCGCAACATCATCACGGACCCCTACATGAAGAAGTTTGAGACGATCTACTACCAGGAGCGATTCGAGGATGCAATGGCGAGCATGGACAAGAACATTACGGAGTCGAAGGACGGCGTTCCGGTAGACCCCAAGCTCAATCTGACGCATCTCAGCCACGCGGACCGTATTGACGTCTGGGAGGCCGCTAAGGCAATGACTTTCTTCTCCGGAGCGATCTGGACGGTCCACTTCGGGTTGGACAACTACAACGTCGACTCCTTCTCCCGCAtcgtggaggagctgcgcaagacAGAGGCCAGCGTGATCGGCCTACTGGAGAGTGACAGCATGCATCTCACGAACGGCAACCGCGACATGGTCGAATATGTTTCGTACCACCTCGGCTTCCGCTACACGGACTACGGCCCCACTGTCCTCGACAACACATACGGGTGCGCCCTCGTTACCCGCTATCCCATCCTGGACGTGCGCCGCTACGTCATCCCATCCCCTCTCGGCGAGCTGGCGTGCGTCATTCACGCGGTGCTGGATGTGTACGGTGTGCCGGTGCACACGTACGTCGGCCACTTCGGCAACACGGAACACTGGGCGGACGGCTTGCTGCAGTCCCAGTTTCTCGGGCGGCTCGTACTGTCGAATCCGGGGCCGTCCATGTGGCTCGGCTACCTTGTCACCCATCCCGGAATGAAGGAGCGGTATCAGGAGTACACAGACCCGAAGGCGCCCGGCAAGTTTCGCGACGCCGGGCTGGAGATGTACCGGCAGCACCCGTGGACGCGGCTGTGGGATCGCGGTGGCTACGAGGAGGAGCTACCGGTGCCCACAAAGCAGCCAGTCAAGAAGACAAACTTTGACATCGAGGTGAAGTTTCAATACGTAGGCTATCTCGAGGAAGGCATGCAGGTGGACAGCCATTTTCGCCGACCGCCAGCGGACAAGCCGCCACGGCATTTCTACTACAACGACACCGGCCGTTACACGAACGCTCACCCGCGGTTCGAGTTCATGGATCGATATTGCCAGTACTGCCTCTACAAGACCGGCGCTACGGCAGACGAGGTGGTAGGTGATGCGGGGAAGCTGCAGCCTTACCAGGTGCGTCTGTTCGATTGGTGGCGCATCGTCGACCACGGGGTGGAGCTGCTGTCCGACACGGAAATTCAGGTCATCCAGCTCGCGTTCGAGAAGCGTAGGTGA
- a CDS encoding casein kinase I-like protein (previous protein_id=AAZ09925.1) yields MTLTSRTAQAAHAQNDVAAQRPPPPLYPSMNVGASAVHPHQNRPCHAYDSQPAWQNPQLGTAPPAVIAGAPLAPEQQQQQTHQQGRSNQPQSIFGGRFTLLDRLGSGGFGEVYRAEECDQLVPLAVKVERVTDTNALPEQSFLFHEAKVMQEIHKSIQAYMAAQQQHQLLRLQQEKAQSGNGRRANNEAAAAADEVRQEKVGIAKLKYYGQDGMSRVLIMSLHGQSVANVHRHQGRLSLFATVMIADQVLRSLEHVHRAGYVHADLKPDNILLGREDPEQLYLVDFGLSVHFRDRKGKHRPLVTNHSFVGTPRYASLRTHMGHTLSRRDDIEQLVYVMIYLFRGRLPWSGLRISDPDAKEKRIAQMKAEMTLDSICAGCPEAFRDVLNYARCMEFEEEPQYQFLHVLLCSLRDSCTELSSDPSCVPANGSGGVMPQMLTLNVNCSTRQHPKDQNGGDAAANGGAVGVTAAEAGLVQNTNIVSGVVEQIDGVAENPMMMSSRGTGAPAFFSDAIGQGFLSGNGTDAGPLSPRIDCLNGQPFSPPPLDLQRPCGSPQLRQMR; encoded by the coding sequence ATGACGCTGACGAGCCGTACCGCGCAGgccgcgcatgcgcagaACGATGTAGCGGCTCAaaggccaccgccgccccttTACCCAAGCATGAACGTGGGAGCCAGCGCCGTACACCCGCATCAAAATCGCCCGTGCCATGCGTACGACAGTCAACCCGCGTGGCAGAATCCACAGCTCGGCACCGCGCCTCCCGCGGTGATAGCTGGCGCCCCCCTTGCTcctgagcagcagcaacagcagacTCACCAGCAGGGCCGCAGCAACCAGCCCCAGAGCATCTTTGGTGGCCGCTTCACCCTTCTCGATCGACTCGGTAGCGGCGGGTTTGGCGAAGTTTACCGCGCCGAGGAGTGTGACCAGCTGGTGCCGCTCGCAGTCAAGGTGGAGCGGGTGACCGACACAAATGCTCTGCCTGAGCAGTCTTTTCTCTTCCATGAGGCGAAGGTGATGCAGGAGATACACAAGTCTATCCAGGCATACATGGCGGCCCAGCAACAGCACCagttgctgcggctgcagcaggagaaggcgcagAGCGGAAATGGGCGGCGTGCCAACAAcgaggctgccgcggcagccgatGAGGTGAGGCAGGAGAAGGTAGGGATTGCGAAGCTGAAGTACTATGGCCAGGATGGCATGAGCCGCGTGCTCATCATGTCCCTGCACGGCCAGTCCGTCGCAAACGTCCACCGGCACCAAGGGCGCCTGTCGTTGTTTGCGACGGTGATGATCGCAGATCAGGTGCTCAGGAGTCTCGAACACGTGCACCGCGCCGGGTACGTGCACGCGGACTTGAAGCCAGACAATATTCTGCTTGGCCGTGAGGACCCGGAGCAGCTATACTTGGTGGACTTTGGCCTGAGCGTCCACTTCCGCGACCGCAAGGGCAAGCATCGTCCTCTCGTCACGAACCACAGCTTTGTTGGCACCCCACGCTACGCATCACTGCGGACACACATGGGCCACACCCTGTCCCGCCGCGATGACATTGAGCAGCTCGTGTACGTCATGATCTATCTTTTTCGCGGCCGTCTGCCGTGGTCGGGTCTGCGCATCAGCGACCCGGATgcgaaggagaagcgcaTTGCGCAGATGAAGGCGGAGATGACGCTGGACTCGATCTGCGCCGGCTGCCCGGAGGCCTTCCGGGACGTACTTAACTACGCTCGGTGCATGGAGTTTGAAGAGGAGCCACAGTATCAGTTTCTGCAtgtgctgctgtgctcgCTGCGTGACTCTTGCACGGAGTTGAGCAGCGATCCGAGCTGCGTGCCCGCGAACGGTTCTGGTGGCGTGATGCCGCAGATGCTCACGTTGAATGTCAACTGTAGTACTCGCCAGCACCCCAAAGACCAaaacggcggcgacgctgctgcgaacGGTGGTGCTGTGGGTGTGactgcagcggaggcggggCTTGTGCAGAACACGAATATCGTGTCTGGCGTCGTCGAACAGATTGACGGGGTTGCCGAGAACCCGATGATGATGTCTTCACGGGGCACTGGCGCGCCGGCCTTCTTCAGCGATGCCATCGGCCAGGGCTTCCTATCGGGTAACGGTACAGATGCCGGACCACTATCGCCGCGCATCGACTGCCTAAACGGCCAGCCGTTCTCGCCCCCGCCGCTGGATCTGCAGCGGCCGTGTGGGtcaccgcagctgcggcagatGCGTTAA